A section of the Pseudanabaena sp. ABRG5-3 genome encodes:
- a CDS encoding CBS domain-containing protein — translation MDIILCHATADFDTLGAAVGAARLYQGARIVLTGGMQAPVREFLSLHRDEYPLIEMRSVHPESISRLILVDTQSPSQLGNAAKWLEQPNIEIHVYDHHPTNTKPSFQPSLWCVEAVGSTCTLIIEKLQTQEIALTTFEVTAMALGLHVDTGSLTFEHTTARDAIALAWLMQQGVNLKVLSTYIDYAMSPLMQEALSRALAELPAHTETIEGYRIAVWSLHCEQFVNGLSNVVEHLMELIEVDILMVLAVQGDRISLIGRSRHEFAQLHTLLQRYGGGGHAWAASASLKIPTDQPFEITALIAEIKQTLGDRLPKIVTAEAIMSSPVRTIRPEASINDAHRILLRYGHSGLSVVNEQDQLVGIISRRDLDIALHHGFGHAPVKGYMATSVREITPETPLAEIQELMLKWDIGRLPVVDQGNLVGIVTRTDVLRHLHRLTPEAPQITQVRDHLQVQLQKLLTPRYLDILEQAAKVADRLNLQLYLVGGTVRDFLLNLATDDLDLVVDGNHPLVTDGAEPEGWGVKLARSLQDIYPDTKLEVHGKFQTSALTWADGLWIDIATARTEFYPYPAAMPEVAASSIQQDLYRRDFTINALALRLNGSQSGQILDFFGGLEDLEHRTIRVLHPNSFIEDPTRIIRAVRFAVRLGFQMDDRTREYAQSASHLVQGYHRQGIWSYQNTRLKQEFRYVLTAPYWAKALYQLDALGALQYLHPQLEIAPILIQQLQRVGSWLFHFGRLYPEIDRHHIWQVRLELMLVFYPDALEIGKRLHFNQAGLHRLANFAALSDRLLPEITNDLPASQVAKRLENINITEVIMLAAIAPAEIRKVLYRYLREWKLIKMPLGGRELKQMGYKQGKQYQVILNTLRDRVLDGEITTFAEAEAFVKQQFPI, via the coding sequence ATGGATATTATTCTTTGTCATGCTACAGCCGATTTTGACACGCTTGGCGCAGCAGTTGGAGCTGCTCGCCTCTATCAAGGGGCAAGGATCGTCCTAACGGGAGGAATGCAAGCCCCTGTGCGTGAATTTCTATCACTGCATCGGGATGAATATCCATTAATCGAAATGCGATCGGTACATCCTGAATCTATTAGTAGGCTCATTTTAGTTGATACTCAATCGCCTAGTCAGTTAGGGAATGCGGCAAAATGGCTGGAGCAACCTAACATCGAAATCCATGTTTATGATCACCATCCCACCAATACCAAACCGAGCTTTCAGCCAAGCCTATGGTGTGTGGAAGCTGTTGGTTCTACCTGTACGCTCATTATTGAGAAACTGCAAACACAGGAGATTGCCTTAACAACCTTTGAAGTTACGGCGATGGCGTTGGGGCTACATGTGGATACAGGTTCGCTCACCTTTGAACATACAACGGCGCGAGATGCGATCGCTTTGGCATGGTTAATGCAACAGGGGGTAAATCTCAAAGTTCTCTCCACTTATATCGACTATGCGATGTCGCCCCTGATGCAGGAAGCCCTATCGCGAGCTTTAGCGGAACTTCCTGCCCATACAGAAACTATTGAGGGATATCGGATTGCGGTCTGGTCACTCCATTGTGAACAGTTCGTGAATGGGCTTTCCAATGTGGTCGAGCATCTGATGGAATTGATTGAAGTCGATATTTTGATGGTGTTGGCTGTACAAGGGGATCGGATTAGCTTAATTGGGAGATCGCGTCATGAATTCGCGCAACTGCATACATTGCTGCAACGCTATGGCGGTGGTGGTCATGCTTGGGCAGCCTCAGCATCGCTAAAAATCCCCACTGATCAGCCTTTTGAGATCACAGCATTAATCGCTGAAATCAAACAGACTTTAGGCGATCGCTTGCCCAAAATCGTGACAGCGGAAGCGATTATGTCTTCCCCTGTACGCACCATTCGTCCTGAGGCAAGCATCAACGATGCTCATCGGATTTTGCTACGCTACGGACATTCAGGCTTATCGGTGGTCAATGAACAGGATCAACTGGTTGGGATCATTTCCCGCCGCGATCTCGATATTGCTCTACATCATGGTTTTGGACATGCTCCCGTCAAAGGCTACATGGCAACTAGTGTCCGCGAAATCACGCCTGAGACTCCTTTAGCTGAGATTCAAGAGCTAATGCTGAAATGGGATATTGGGCGATTGCCTGTGGTCGATCAAGGCAATTTAGTGGGTATCGTCACCCGTACCGATGTATTGCGTCATCTGCACCGCCTCACCCCTGAAGCACCACAAATTACTCAAGTGCGCGATCACCTACAAGTACAACTCCAAAAATTACTCACGCCTCGTTACTTAGATATTTTGGAACAGGCTGCCAAGGTTGCCGATCGCTTAAATTTGCAGCTATATCTAGTGGGTGGCACGGTACGCGATTTTCTGTTAAACCTTGCCACGGATGATCTGGATTTGGTCGTGGATGGTAATCATCCCCTTGTCACCGATGGCGCAGAACCTGAAGGCTGGGGCGTAAAATTAGCGCGATCGCTGCAAGATATCTATCCTGATACGAAGCTAGAAGTGCATGGCAAATTCCAAACGTCGGCGCTTACTTGGGCAGATGGTCTCTGGATTGACATTGCCACAGCCCGCACTGAGTTCTATCCCTATCCTGCTGCCATGCCTGAAGTTGCCGCCAGTTCAATTCAGCAGGATCTCTATCGCCGCGACTTTACGATTAATGCCCTTGCCCTACGTTTAAATGGTTCTCAATCAGGGCAAATCCTTGACTTCTTCGGTGGTTTGGAAGATTTAGAACATCGCACAATCAGAGTACTACATCCAAATAGTTTTATCGAAGATCCGACCAGAATCATTCGTGCGGTAAGGTTTGCGGTGCGTTTAGGCTTTCAGATGGATGACAGAACTAGAGAATATGCCCAATCAGCGAGTCATCTAGTGCAGGGCTATCATCGCCAAGGGATCTGGTCATACCAAAATACTCGCCTCAAACAAGAGTTCCGTTATGTCCTCACCGCTCCCTATTGGGCAAAGGCTCTCTATCAACTCGACGCATTGGGAGCATTACAATATCTACATCCCCAGTTAGAGATCGCCCCAATACTGATCCAACAATTGCAACGGGTGGGGTCATGGCTGTTCCATTTTGGACGGCTCTATCCAGAAATCGATCGCCATCATATCTGGCAAGTCCGTCTAGAACTAATGCTGGTATTCTATCCTGATGCTTTAGAAATTGGTAAAAGGTTACATTTTAATCAAGCAGGACTGCATCGATTAGCGAATTTTGCGGCTTTAAGCGATCGCCTTTTGCCAGAAATTACTAACGATTTACCCGCCAGTCAAGTTGCGAAGCGATTAGAAAACATCAATATCACCGAAGTAATTATGTTGGCAGCGATCGCTCCTGCGGAGATTCGCAAGGTGCTATATCGCTATCTCCGTGAATGGAAGTTAATCAAAATGCCCCTTGGTGGTCGTGAACTGAAGCAAATGGGTTATAAACAGGGCAAGCAATATCAGGTAATTCTTAACACATTACGCGATCGGGTTTTAGATGGCGAAATTACAACTTTTGCAGAAGCAGAAGCCTTCGTAAAGCAGCAATTCCCTATCTAG